From the Alloalcanivorax dieselolei B5 genome, one window contains:
- a CDS encoding cytochrome c oxidase subunit 3, whose product MATDKYYVPESSPWPLVASVGLFMTAFGGAHFIQQATDPDTFSGSWGQPLFFFGLAWLWLTIALWWRDTIKESRGGLHSHQLGISYRQGMLWFIFSEVMFFGAFFGALFYTRWLIVPWLGGAGSNAMTHELLWPDFQAMWPLVKTPGGTTTQAMGAWGLPAINTAILLTSSITLTIAHHALLAGKRGKLIGFQAITVLLGAIFLGLQVEEYIHAYTEMGLTLDAGIYGSLFFLLTGFHGAHVTIGTIFLAVTLIRVIKGHFDAENNFAWEAGAWYWHFVDVVWLFLFVVVYWL is encoded by the coding sequence ATGGCAACCGATAAGTACTATGTACCCGAGAGCAGCCCCTGGCCCCTGGTGGCCTCGGTGGGGCTGTTCATGACCGCCTTCGGCGGCGCGCACTTCATTCAGCAGGCCACCGATCCGGACACCTTCTCCGGCTCCTGGGGCCAGCCGCTGTTCTTCTTCGGCCTGGCTTGGCTGTGGCTGACCATCGCGCTGTGGTGGCGTGACACCATCAAGGAATCCCGTGGCGGGCTGCACAGCCATCAACTGGGCATTTCCTATCGCCAGGGCATGCTCTGGTTCATCTTTTCCGAGGTGATGTTCTTCGGCGCTTTCTTCGGCGCCCTGTTCTACACCCGCTGGCTGATCGTGCCATGGCTGGGTGGCGCTGGCAGCAACGCCATGACCCACGAGCTGCTGTGGCCGGACTTCCAGGCCATGTGGCCTCTGGTGAAGACGCCGGGCGGCACCACCACCCAGGCCATGGGCGCATGGGGCCTGCCGGCAATCAACACCGCCATCCTGTTGACCAGTTCCATTACTTTGACCATCGCTCACCACGCCTTGCTGGCTGGCAAACGCGGCAAATTGATCGGCTTCCAGGCCATCACCGTGCTGCTGGGCGCAATCTTCCTTGGTCTGCAGGTGGAAGAGTACATCCATGCCTATACCGAAATGGGCCTGACCCTGGACGCCGGCATCTACGGCAGTCTGTTCTTCCTGCTCACCGGCTTCCACGGCGCCCACGTGACCATCGGCACCATTTTCCTCGCGGTGACGCTGATCCGGGTGATCAAGGGGCATTTCGACGCCGAGAACAACTTCGCCTGGGAAGCGGGGGCCTGGTACTGGCACTTCGTGGATGTGGTGTGGCTGTTCCTGTTCGTGGTGGTGTACTGGCTGTAA